Proteins from a single region of Primulina tabacum isolate GXHZ01 chromosome 5, ASM2559414v2, whole genome shotgun sequence:
- the LOC142544651 gene encoding light-harvesting complex-like protein OHP2, chloroplastic, which translates to MSVATSSSIPCIKLHNYASYSPSSSSPTLKFTIRSSQAEGPIRRPVAPTPVKPVPPDSPMPSAPPKPVGAVDGVDKNVITLEFQRQKARELQEYFKQKKLEEDDQGPFFGFISKNEVSNGRWAMFGFAVGMLTEYATGSDFVDQLKILLSNFGILDLE; encoded by the exons ATGTCAGTAGCAACATCTTCTTCGATCCCATGCATCAAACTTCACAATTACGCTTCATATTCACCATCTTCTTCCTCTCCCACACTCAAATTCACCATTAGAAGCTCTCAAGCTGAGGGCCCTATAAGAAGACCAGTGGCTCCTACGCCTGTAAAGCCTGTGCCACCGGATTCTCCGATGCCGAGTGCTCCTCCCAAACCGGTGGGTGCGGTTGATGGGGTAGACAAGAATGTGATTACCTTGGAGTTTCAGAGACAAAAGGCCAGAGAGCTTCAAGAATATTTTAAGCAGAAGAAGCTTGAGGAAGATGATCAAGGTCCCTTCTTTGGTTTCATTAGCAAGAATGAAGTCTCCAATGGAAG ATGGGCAATGTTTGGTTTTGCTGTGGGAATGTTAACAGAATATGCAACTGGCTCAGACTTTGTTGATCAACTCAAAATCCTCCTTTCCAATTTCGGAATTCTCGATCTTGAATGA